A single window of Halotalea alkalilenta DNA harbors:
- the slyA gene encoding transcriptional regulator SlyA, whose protein sequence is MNIKFQHPPSKYDDIGMRLARLPRSWRAVVDHRLAPLGLTQTRWITLYNLWKSGDGQAQCDLARSIGVEAPSLVRTLDQLARQGLIERRPCGHDRRTKRIHLTRKAAPLIEQIDFVVNQARAEMLEGLSEEEVDHFSSTLEKIEHNSQRLLNAQQSES, encoded by the coding sequence ATGAACATAAAATTCCAACATCCTCCCTCCAAGTACGACGACATCGGAATGAGGCTGGCCAGGCTGCCACGCAGCTGGCGCGCCGTCGTCGACCATCGCCTGGCTCCACTGGGCCTGACCCAGACCAGGTGGATCACGCTCTACAACCTGTGGAAGAGCGGTGATGGCCAAGCCCAGTGCGACTTGGCCCGCAGCATCGGTGTCGAGGCTCCCTCGCTGGTCCGCACGCTCGACCAGCTCGCGCGCCAAGGCCTGATCGAGCGGCGCCCATGCGGCCATGACCGGCGTACCAAGCGCATTCATCTGACCAGGAAAGCGGCCCCATTGATCGAGCAGATCGATTTCGTGGTCAACCAGGCCCGCGCCGAAATGCTCGAAGGGCTCAGTGAGGAGGAAGTCGATCATTTTTCGTCCACCCTCGAGAAGATCGAGCACAACAGCCAGCGTCTGCTGAACGCTCAGCAGAGTGAATCCTGA
- a CDS encoding universal stress protein has protein sequence MSHEYRHVLVAVDLTRDSHLVLERALPIAERNGATISIIHALEPLGFAYGGDIPMDVTTLQDQLDEHARTRLAEIADPSNIPRERQHIIVGMPDSEIHRFAEEHGVDLIVVGSHGRTGFALLLGSTSSGVLRGAKCDVLAVRVGQEGDDAQE, from the coding sequence ATGAGCCACGAATACCGTCACGTACTTGTCGCCGTCGACCTGACGCGGGATTCGCATCTGGTACTCGAACGTGCGCTGCCGATCGCCGAGCGCAACGGCGCGACCATCTCGATCATCCACGCGCTCGAGCCGCTCGGCTTCGCCTACGGCGGCGACATCCCGATGGATGTCACCACGCTGCAGGACCAGCTCGATGAGCATGCGCGTACCCGTCTTGCCGAAATCGCCGATCCCAGCAACATCCCGCGCGAGCGCCAGCACATCATCGTCGGCATGCCGGACTCCGAGATCCACCGTTTCGCCGAAGAACACGGTGTCGATCTGATCGTCGTCGGCTCCCACGGCCGCACCGGCTTCGCACTGCTGCTCGGCTCCACCTCATCCGGTGTGCTTCGCGGCGCCAAGTGCGATGTGCTCGCCGTGCGCGTCGGTCAGGAAGGCGACGACGCGCAGGAGTGA
- a CDS encoding type II toxin-antitoxin system RelE/ParE family toxin: MKGKPVVPRALASQDVEDAVSYYLGEQAEQAALGFIDALENAYTHISRQPASGMPRYAHELALPGLLYWPLKRYPYLVYYVERDEHVDVWRVLHSVRDIPGWLVESDSH; encoded by the coding sequence GTGAAGGGTAAGCCCGTCGTTCCGCGAGCCCTTGCCAGTCAGGATGTAGAGGACGCTGTCAGCTATTACCTTGGTGAGCAGGCCGAGCAGGCTGCACTCGGTTTTATCGATGCCTTGGAAAATGCCTATACCCACATCAGCCGCCAGCCGGCCTCGGGTATGCCTCGGTACGCCCATGAGCTGGCTTTACCAGGGTTGCTCTACTGGCCGCTGAAACGCTATCCCTATCTGGTGTACTACGTTGAACGCGATGAGCATGTCGATGTATGGCGCGTTTTACATAGCGTGAGGGACATTCCTGGATGGTTGGTTGAAAGCGACTCTCATTAG
- a CDS encoding type II toxin-antitoxin system ParD family antitoxin: MSTMNISLPDALKSFVDDQVSQRGYSTSSEYVRELIRKDQDRQHLRGLLLAGVESAPTVPVDGAYFESLRARVRKARG; encoded by the coding sequence ATGAGTACCATGAACATCTCCCTGCCGGACGCCCTCAAGAGCTTCGTCGATGACCAGGTCAGCCAGCGGGGCTACAGCACCAGTAGCGAGTATGTGCGGGAGCTGATTCGCAAGGATCAGGATCGGCAGCACCTGCGTGGTCTGCTGCTGGCTGGGGTAGAGTCGGCTCCCACTGTTCCTGTAGATGGTGCCTACTTCGAATCCCTGCGCGCCAGGGTTCGTAAGGCTCGAGGGTGA
- the abc-f gene encoding ribosomal protection-like ABC-F family protein, whose product MSLLQLEALQLAYGNQILLDHAELSIDRGERLALVGRNGAGKSTLMSLIEGEQLPDDGVVRRVPGLRVGVLSQRLPAAEGRRIFDVVAEGMPETGRLLAEYDTLVASPEPDMKRLATLQERLEALDGWSFHQRIDQVLERLGLPAATLMEGLSGGWRRRVALARALVADPDLLLLDEPTNHLDLDTIIWLEEQLLAFRGAVLFVTHDRAFLDRIATSILELDRGLLRRYPGDFTAYQEQKTHELEVEAREQALFDKKLAQEEAWIRQGIKARRTRNEGRVRALKRLREERSQRRERLGSARIEVDSGERSGKRVVELKHVSHRIAGRAEGEYVIRDLSLEVQRGDRIGLIGRNGAGKTTLLKILLGELEPSEGEVNLGTKISVAYFDQLRAGLDMDATVYDNLALGRDHVSVKGRDRHVMSYLQDFLFSPERARQPVKALSGGESNRLLLAKLFTQPANVLVLDEPTNDLDVETLELLEELLLDFDGTLLLVSHDRAFMDNVVTSVLAFEGDGRVRDYVGGYSDWLRQGGRLPPAPGQLGGENPAPAKDPAPQPAASEPVKPAPRVQKLSYKLQRELDGLPSEIEKLEIELAALEAKIGDPGFYQGDAAEIEATLAELGAVQTRLDERMERWMELEVAQQGE is encoded by the coding sequence ATGAGCTTGCTCCAACTCGAAGCCCTCCAGCTCGCCTACGGTAACCAGATTCTGCTCGACCACGCCGAGCTTTCCATCGATCGCGGCGAGCGCCTTGCCCTGGTCGGCCGTAACGGCGCCGGCAAGTCGACGCTGATGTCGTTGATCGAGGGCGAACAGCTCCCCGACGATGGCGTGGTGCGCAGGGTGCCCGGGCTGCGCGTGGGCGTGCTCTCCCAGCGCCTGCCCGCGGCCGAGGGGCGGCGGATCTTCGATGTAGTCGCCGAGGGAATGCCCGAGACCGGCCGGCTGCTCGCCGAGTACGACACCTTGGTCGCCTCTCCCGAGCCCGACATGAAGCGTCTGGCCACTTTGCAGGAGCGGCTGGAAGCGCTCGATGGCTGGTCTTTTCACCAGCGCATCGACCAGGTGCTCGAGCGCCTAGGCCTGCCCGCCGCGACTCTGATGGAAGGCCTCTCCGGCGGCTGGCGCCGGCGGGTGGCGCTGGCCCGCGCGCTGGTCGCCGATCCCGACCTGCTGCTGCTCGACGAGCCGACCAACCATCTGGACCTCGACACCATCATCTGGCTCGAGGAGCAGCTGCTGGCCTTCAGGGGCGCGGTGCTGTTCGTCACCCACGACCGCGCCTTCCTCGATCGCATCGCGACGTCGATTCTCGAGCTCGACCGCGGCCTGCTGCGCCGCTATCCAGGCGACTTCACCGCTTACCAGGAACAGAAAACGCACGAACTCGAGGTCGAGGCCCGCGAGCAGGCGTTGTTCGACAAGAAGCTTGCCCAGGAGGAGGCGTGGATTCGCCAGGGAATCAAGGCGCGCCGAACCCGTAATGAAGGGCGGGTGCGAGCGCTCAAGCGGCTGCGCGAAGAGCGCTCCCAGCGCCGCGAGCGACTCGGTAGCGCAAGGATCGAGGTCGACAGCGGTGAGCGCAGCGGTAAGCGGGTGGTCGAGCTCAAGCACGTCAGCCACCGCATCGCCGGTCGCGCCGAGGGGGAGTACGTGATCCGCGATCTGAGTCTCGAGGTCCAGCGCGGTGACCGGATCGGCCTGATCGGCCGCAACGGCGCAGGCAAGACCACGCTGCTCAAGATCCTGCTCGGCGAGCTCGAGCCGAGCGAGGGCGAGGTCAACCTCGGCACCAAGATATCAGTGGCCTACTTCGACCAGCTGCGAGCCGGCCTCGACATGGACGCCACGGTGTACGACAACCTCGCCCTCGGTCGTGACCATGTCAGCGTCAAGGGGCGGGATCGTCACGTGATGAGCTACCTGCAGGATTTCCTGTTCAGTCCCGAGCGAGCGCGCCAGCCGGTCAAGGCACTCTCCGGCGGGGAATCGAACCGGCTGCTGCTGGCCAAACTGTTCACCCAGCCGGCCAACGTGCTGGTGCTCGATGAGCCGACCAACGATCTCGACGTCGAGACCCTCGAACTGCTCGAGGAGCTTTTGCTCGACTTCGATGGCACGCTGCTGCTGGTCAGTCACGATCGCGCGTTCATGGATAACGTGGTGACCAGCGTGCTCGCCTTCGAAGGCGATGGGCGGGTACGCGACTACGTCGGCGGCTACAGCGACTGGCTGCGCCAGGGCGGTCGTCTGCCGCCGGCGCCCGGCCAGCTCGGGGGAGAAAACCCCGCGCCGGCGAAGGATCCAGCGCCCCAGCCCGCCGCCAGCGAACCGGTGAAGCCCGCGCCGCGGGTGCAGAAGCTCTCCTACAAGCTGCAGCGTGAGCTCGATGGACTGCCGTCTGAGATCGAGAAACTCGAAATCGAGCTAGCCGCGCTCGAGGCGAAGATCGGCGATCCCGGCTTCTATCAGGGCGACGCAGCGGAGATCGAAGCGACCCTGGCCGAGCTGGGTGCGGTGCAGACGCGGCTGGATGAGCGGATGGAGCGTTGGATGGAACTCGAGGTGGCGCAGCAGGGCGAGTGA